One window from the genome of Osmerus eperlanus chromosome 3, fOsmEpe2.1, whole genome shotgun sequence encodes:
- the hoxd4a gene encoding homeobox protein Hox-D4a yields MEGGKKDNSRKISIFYLQKLMAMSSYLVNSKYVDPKFPPCEEYSQNSYIPDQGSGYYSPSQDTDFQHPGIYPRPNYTEQPFGCTTVQDSTVQPRGHVQERTSHPSPFTDQTTQSAPAQMAGPRTCGQQQNTKNQNGIQAKQPAVVYPWMKKVHVTTVNTDYTGPEPKRSRTAYTRQQVLELEKEFHFNRYLTRRRRIEIAHTLCLSERQIKIWFQNRRMKWKKDHKLPNTKGRSASSSNQHLQSIQKEIQTDITTL; encoded by the exons ATggagggaggaaaaaaagaCAACTCGAGAAAAATTAGTATTTTCTACCTTCAGAAATTAATGGCCATGAGTTCGTATTTGGTGAACTCTAAGTATGTGGATCCAAAATTTCCTCCGTGTGAGGAATATTCACAGAATAGCTATATACCTGACCAGGGCTCGGGCTACTACAGTCCATCGCAGGACACAGACTTCCAGCATCCAGGAATCTATCCACGGCCAAACTACACAGAGCAGCCCTTCGGGTGTACCACGGTGCAGGACTCAACAGTGCAGCCACGGGGTCATGTACAGGAGAGAACCAGCCATCCAAGCCCTTTCACCGACCAGACCACGCAGAGTGCCCCGGCCCAAATGGCTGGTCCCAGGACTTGTGGACAGCAACAAAACACAAAGAACCAAAACGGGATACAAGCCAAGCAGCCTGCAGTAGTTTACCCTTGGATGAAGAAAGTCCACGTTACTACTG tGAATACGGATTACACTGGTCCTGAGCCCAAACGATCAAGGACAGCTTACACAAGACAGCAAGTTTTGGAATTGGAAAAGGAATTTCATTTTAACAGGTATTTGACCAGAAGACGGCGGATAGAGATTgcccacacactctgtctctccgaGCGACAGATCAAAATCTGGTTTCAAAACAGAAGAATGAAATGGAAAAAAGACCATAAACTACCTAATACAAAGGGGAGATCAGCATCATCCTCCAACCAACATTTACAAAGTATTCAGAAGGAAATTCAGACTGATATTACAACTTTATGA